One part of the Tunicatimonas pelagia genome encodes these proteins:
- a CDS encoding SDR family oxidoreductase yields MVKVLLTGGNGLLGQKLIPLLLSDDEIHTIITSRGKARFAEPYQNYQYFDLDITDRDQVFNVFHLVQPDVVIHTAAMTDVDYCEQHQNECWEINVQGVAHLLRAAEVHNSFFVHLSTDFIFAGDKRHLTEEDTPQPINFYGQAKLQAEALIKQSRVKSAILRTALVYGLVPNMSRSNIVLWVKNSLETRKPISVVDDQYRTPTLVEDLAMGCYLVTKQRAEGVYNISGGEVLTPYQMALEVAKAFGLDASLITKTDSSKFKQTANRPPETGLIVEKARAELGFTPHTFEEGVVTLAKQFSTAS; encoded by the coding sequence ATGGTGAAAGTACTGCTAACTGGTGGGAATGGTTTACTGGGTCAGAAACTAATTCCGCTATTACTATCTGATGATGAGATTCATACGATCATAACTTCTCGGGGAAAAGCCCGATTTGCTGAGCCCTATCAGAATTATCAATATTTTGATCTGGATATTACTGATCGTGATCAGGTTTTTAATGTTTTTCATCTAGTGCAGCCCGATGTGGTGATCCACACTGCAGCCATGACAGATGTTGACTATTGTGAGCAACACCAGAACGAGTGCTGGGAGATCAACGTACAAGGAGTTGCCCACCTGCTGCGAGCCGCTGAAGTGCATAACAGCTTTTTTGTACATCTTTCTACTGACTTCATATTCGCAGGCGATAAACGTCATTTGACCGAGGAAGATACTCCTCAGCCAATAAACTTTTACGGACAGGCGAAGCTTCAGGCTGAAGCACTCATCAAGCAGAGCCGGGTGAAGAGCGCAATTTTGCGTACTGCTCTAGTTTATGGATTAGTTCCTAACATGAGCCGTTCTAATATTGTGCTTTGGGTGAAAAATAGTCTAGAAACACGAAAACCTATCAGTGTGGTTGACGATCAGTACCGCACCCCTACGTTGGTTGAGGACCTGGCAATGGGATGCTATTTAGTTACTAAGCAGCGCGCTGAAGGAGTTTACAATATTTCTGGTGGAGAAGTGCTTACTCCCTACCAAATGGCTTTAGAGGTAGCTAAAGCATTTGGGTTAGATGCTTCTCTGATAACCAAAACTGATTCTTCTAAATTTAAGCAAACTGCTAACCGACCGCCCGAAACGGGACTAATTGTTGAAAAGGCGAGAGCCGAACTAGGGTTTACCCCTCACACATTTGAGGAAGGGGTTGTTACCCTAGCAAAGCAGTTTTCTACCGCTTCTTAG
- a CDS encoding peptidylprolyl isomerase: MSTEYGDMRAILYDTTPKHKKNFIELAQSGKYDSVTFHRVIEDFMIQTGDLATRPGSTQEDAVDYTIEAEFVDTLFHKKGALAAARQGDQINPKRASSGSQFYIVQGTVLSREELTIDMRKLNDGVGQLLQRDNYDSVREELLSLYNSQQFDAYTQKLMSLKPELEEKLGIKVEKSYAPERLEAYTTKGGAPHLDDTYTVFGEVIDGFDVIDSIAAQPTGARAIEKPNQDIYMVVDVEEVSKKKITQQFGYEFPVQ; the protein is encoded by the coding sequence ATGAGTACGGAATACGGTGACATGCGCGCTATTTTATACGATACCACTCCCAAGCACAAAAAGAATTTTATTGAGCTAGCGCAAAGTGGAAAGTACGATAGCGTAACTTTTCACCGAGTGATCGAGGATTTTATGATTCAGACCGGTGATTTAGCAACTCGACCCGGATCAACCCAAGAAGATGCTGTAGATTATACAATTGAGGCTGAATTTGTGGATACGCTGTTTCATAAGAAAGGAGCACTAGCGGCAGCTCGACAGGGCGACCAAATCAATCCGAAGCGAGCATCCAGTGGTAGTCAGTTTTATATTGTGCAGGGAACCGTGCTGTCGCGAGAAGAATTAACTATTGATATGCGAAAGCTGAACGACGGTGTTGGGCAATTACTACAACGGGATAATTACGATAGTGTAAGAGAAGAACTACTGAGCTTATATAACAGTCAGCAGTTCGACGCATACACGCAAAAGCTCATGTCGTTGAAGCCCGAATTAGAGGAAAAGTTGGGAATAAAAGTTGAGAAAAGCTACGCCCCTGAACGGTTGGAAGCTTACACTACTAAAGGAGGAGCACCGCATTTAGACGACACCTACACGGTGTTCGGAGAAGTGATTGACGGGTTTGACGTAATAGATTCTATTGCTGCTCAACCTACTGGTGCAAGGGCAATAGAAAAGCCTAACCAGGATATTTATATGGTGGTTGATGTAGAAGAGGTTTCTAAAAAGAAGATCACCCAACAATTCGGATACGAATTTCCAGTTCAATAA
- the hemC gene encoding hydroxymethylbilane synthase: MKLKIGTRGSKLALWQTQYVAEKLRAGGVESEVVVINTRGDKRQDVAITEIGTRGVFTEEIEEQLQRKTIDLAVHSAKDLQSSLPEAFEIAAFTEREQTADVLVSHQPNFSLHSNQPLTIGTSSVRRKALLKHYNPHLNTVEMRGNLQTRMAKMEAGQCDALMLAYAGVHRMEYDRSIVHQFSTEQMIPAVGQGSVAVEVLASLSSEKKKVIRELINHEITEQQLRAERAYLKALRGGCSVPVFALATITDNRLLLRGGVVSLDGRTLLKDQATGSKELPEEVGEILAEKIISQGGNQILELARK, translated from the coding sequence ATGAAACTTAAGATAGGAACCCGAGGTAGTAAGCTAGCCCTGTGGCAGACACAATACGTAGCCGAGAAACTGCGTGCTGGTGGGGTAGAAAGCGAAGTGGTTGTTATCAACACCCGAGGCGATAAACGGCAAGATGTTGCCATTACTGAAATTGGCACGCGGGGCGTCTTTACTGAAGAAATAGAGGAGCAACTCCAACGTAAAACAATTGACCTAGCTGTACATAGTGCTAAAGACCTGCAATCTAGCTTACCTGAGGCATTTGAAATTGCGGCTTTCACCGAGCGAGAGCAAACAGCCGATGTGCTCGTTAGTCATCAACCCAATTTTTCCCTGCACAGCAATCAGCCACTAACTATTGGTACTTCATCGGTACGGCGTAAGGCATTGCTTAAGCACTATAATCCTCATCTGAATACAGTAGAAATGCGAGGCAATCTACAAACCCGCATGGCTAAAATGGAAGCAGGGCAGTGCGATGCACTGATGTTGGCCTACGCCGGAGTACACCGCATGGAGTACGATCGCTCAATAGTGCATCAGTTCTCTACTGAGCAAATGATCCCCGCCGTGGGGCAAGGGAGTGTGGCGGTTGAGGTACTGGCGAGTTTGTCTAGCGAGAAAAAGAAAGTAATCCGGGAGCTTATCAATCACGAAATAACTGAGCAGCAGCTTCGGGCGGAGCGGGCGTACCTAAAGGCCTTACGGGGTGGGTGTAGTGTGCCAGTATTTGCCCTGGCAACTATCACTGATAATAGGTTGTTGCTTCGGGGTGGAGTAGTGAGCTTAGACGGCAGAACCTTACTGAAAGATCAGGCGACAGGCAGTAAGGAACTTCCGGAAGAAGTAGGGGAAATACTAGCCGAAAAAATAATTTCTCAGGGTGGTAATCAGATACTCGAGCTAGCCAGAAAGTAG
- a CDS encoding ATP-binding protein, whose protein sequence is MQFSAIHGLPEVKQHLIQSANTEQVAHAQLFLGPEGGPNLALALAYAQYLNCENRGEDGHCGDRSASHQQSKVEYAQPDVHFVFPVGSTKKITGKDVVSDSFITEWRTFLTERPYGSLADWSEYLGAENKSLNISKEESRNIIRKLSLTAFGDRYKIVIIWHPERMHPAAANGILKILEEPPDRTLFILVAHSTEQLLPTILSRTQIVQIRAFSDEEIIQMLVNHPATKEEVDRQRLRRIATLAEGNFQKALQLYQEVEDDSHQLFRDWMRLCYLQDYKKLLSFVDKFQKLGKENQKALFSYGLAMIREMLVHHSVDQLADYGEEDTLQKERKLMRVQGKDLEFVVNFSKIANAAVLEKMLYWFNEAYVQLERNANPKILLLDISLNVGRLIKRI, encoded by the coding sequence TTGCAGTTTTCAGCAATACACGGTCTACCTGAAGTAAAACAGCACTTAATACAATCGGCCAATACCGAGCAAGTAGCCCATGCCCAATTGTTTCTGGGGCCGGAAGGTGGGCCAAATTTGGCGTTGGCACTAGCCTACGCTCAATATTTAAACTGTGAGAACCGAGGGGAAGATGGGCACTGTGGTGATCGATCGGCTAGTCATCAGCAATCAAAAGTGGAGTACGCTCAGCCCGACGTACACTTTGTATTTCCGGTAGGTTCCACGAAGAAAATAACTGGGAAAGATGTAGTAAGCGATAGCTTTATTACCGAGTGGCGTACCTTCCTCACCGAGCGTCCCTACGGCTCGTTAGCCGATTGGAGCGAATATCTGGGAGCTGAAAATAAGTCACTCAATATCTCTAAAGAAGAGAGCCGGAACATCATCAGAAAACTGAGCCTTACTGCGTTTGGTGATCGCTATAAAATTGTTATCATCTGGCATCCGGAGCGAATGCACCCCGCCGCTGCCAATGGTATTCTTAAGATATTGGAAGAACCCCCAGATCGGACGCTATTTATATTAGTAGCTCACAGCACCGAGCAACTGTTGCCCACTATTTTATCTCGCACACAAATCGTTCAAATCCGAGCTTTCTCAGATGAAGAAATCATACAAATGCTCGTAAATCATCCGGCTACGAAAGAAGAAGTTGATCGGCAACGGTTGCGGCGTATTGCCACGTTGGCTGAGGGTAATTTTCAGAAAGCCCTTCAGTTGTATCAGGAGGTAGAAGATGATAGCCACCAGCTTTTTCGGGATTGGATGCGCTTGTGCTATCTGCAAGATTATAAAAAACTACTTTCGTTCGTAGATAAATTTCAAAAACTGGGAAAAGAGAACCAAAAAGCTCTTTTTTCCTACGGGCTGGCTATGATTCGTGAGATGTTGGTGCATCACTCGGTTGATCAGTTGGCAGATTACGGCGAAGAAGATACTTTACAAAAAGAAAGAAAGTTAATGCGGGTGCAGGGTAAAGATCTAGAATTTGTAGTGAATTTTAGTAAAATAGCAAATGCTGCTGTACTGGAGAAAATGCTCTATTGGTTTAATGAAGCCTATGTTCAGCTAGAGAGAAATGCTAATCCGAAGATTCTGCTACTCGATATTTCGCTGAACGTAGGACGATTAATTAAGCGGATATGA
- a CDS encoding type B 50S ribosomal protein L31, producing the protein MKKDIHPDYRKVVFHDTSSDYKFVTRSTIQSEETTEWEDGNTYPLVKIEVSSASHPFYTGKKLYVDAAGRVEKFNRRYKKK; encoded by the coding sequence ATGAAAAAAGATATTCATCCCGATTACCGAAAAGTAGTTTTTCACGATACTTCCAGTGACTACAAATTTGTCACCCGTTCTACTATTCAGTCGGAAGAAACTACCGAGTGGGAAGATGGAAACACCTATCCATTAGTAAAAATAGAGGTAAGCTCAGCTTCTCATCCATTCTACACGGGTAAGAAGCTGTACGTAGATGCTGCCGGGCGAGTTGAGAAATTTAACCGTCGCTATAAAAAGAAATAA